In Arthrobacter citreus, a single genomic region encodes these proteins:
- a CDS encoding multidrug efflux SMR transporter, producing MAWLFLFIAGLGEVGFVIFMKLSNNFKKLNYSILCILSGWTSFYLLSKALKVIPVGTGYTIWTGIGAAGSVLIGMLFFNESREWKRLFFITLVIGSVVGLKIISPH from the coding sequence ATGGCTTGGTTATTTTTATTTATAGCAGGTTTAGGTGAAGTTGGATTTGTAATTTTTATGAAGCTATCAAATAACTTTAAAAAACTTAATTACTCCATTTTATGTATCTTATCTGGATGGACTAGTTTTTACTTATTATCAAAAGCTTTAAAAGTCATTCCCGTTGGAACCGGCTATACGATTTGGACAGGAATAGGTGCTGCCGGCTCTGTTTTGATTGGCATGTTATTTTTTAATGAATCACGTGAATGGAAGCGTCTCTTTTTTATTACATTAGTAATTGGATCTGTTGTCGGTTTAAAAATCATTTCTCCTCATTAA
- a CDS encoding multidrug efflux SMR transporter, with product MNWIYLVIAGMSEIAWAFGLKYSDGFTNVIPTILTIAGIVFSFYLFSKAVREIPIGTAYAVFTGIGAAGTVIIGMLFLDEAASTLKIILVITLLSGIVGLKLTSNDKKTEKGDAA from the coding sequence ATGAATTGGATTTACTTAGTTATAGCTGGTATGTCCGAGATCGCTTGGGCTTTTGGTCTTAAATACTCAGATGGATTTACGAATGTAATCCCAACGATCCTTACAATCGCTGGAATTGTATTTAGTTTTTATTTATTTTCAAAAGCAGTTAGAGAGATTCCAATCGGAACTGCTTATGCAGTGTTTACAGGAATTGGAGCTGCTGGAACGGTCATCATTGGAATGTTATTTTTAGATGAAGCGGCATCTACGTTAAAAATCATTCTAGTTATTACATTATTAAGTGGTATTGTTGGCTTAAAATTGACTTCAAATGATAAAAAAACGGAAAAAGGAGATGCAGCATAA
- the guaA gene encoding glutamine-hydrolyzing GMP synthase, protein MDGVTVLQQHDTIVVLDFGSQYNQLIARRIREFGVYSELRPHTITAEEIKQMGAKGIVFSGGPNSVYGENAFFCDEAIFDLEIPILGICYGMQLMTQHFGGTVAKADNREYGKAELNIQNPSALLKDLPTDHVVWMSHGDKVTQQPEGFVVDATSASCPIAAMSNEARKMYGVQFHPEVRHSEYGNDLLKNFVFNICECEANWSMKNYIEVELENIRNTVGDKKVLCALSGGVDSSVVAVLIHKAIGDQLTCIFVDHGLLRKDEAEGVMKTFSEGFHMNVIKVDAKERFLSKLAGVSDPEQKRKIIGNEFIYVFDDEAARLEGMDFLAQGTLYTDIIESGTATAQTIKSHHNVGGLPEDMQFTLIEPLNALFKDEVRAVGTELGIPDSIVWRQPFPGPGLGIRVLGEITDQKLEIVRESDAILREEIALAGLDKEIWQYFTVLPDIRSVGVMGDERTYDYTVGIRAVTSIDGMTADWARVDWDVLQKISTRIVNEVKHVNRIVYDITSKPPATIEWE, encoded by the coding sequence ATAGATGGGGTGACCGTTTTGCAACAACATGACACAATTGTAGTACTAGATTTTGGAAGTCAATATAACCAACTTATAGCACGCCGTATCCGTGAATTCGGTGTTTATAGTGAATTACGTCCTCATACAATTACTGCAGAGGAAATTAAACAAATGGGTGCAAAAGGGATTGTATTCTCTGGTGGACCAAATAGCGTATATGGTGAAAATGCTTTTTTCTGTGACGAAGCTATTTTCGATTTAGAAATCCCTATTTTAGGTATTTGCTACGGTATGCAATTAATGACACAACATTTTGGTGGAACAGTTGCTAAAGCTGACAACCGTGAATACGGTAAAGCTGAATTAAATATTCAAAATCCGTCTGCATTATTAAAAGACTTGCCGACAGATCACGTAGTTTGGATGAGCCATGGTGATAAAGTAACTCAACAACCAGAAGGATTCGTTGTAGATGCTACTAGTGCTTCATGTCCAATCGCAGCAATGAGTAATGAAGCTAGAAAAATGTACGGTGTACAATTCCATCCAGAAGTTCGTCACTCTGAATACGGTAATGATCTATTAAAGAACTTCGTATTCAATATTTGCGAATGTGAAGCAAACTGGTCAATGAAAAACTATATTGAAGTTGAACTAGAAAATATTCGTAATACAGTTGGTGACAAAAAGGTACTTTGTGCACTTAGTGGTGGTGTAGATTCATCAGTTGTTGCTGTATTAATTCATAAAGCAATCGGTGATCAATTAACATGTATCTTCGTTGACCATGGTTTATTACGTAAAGATGAAGCAGAAGGCGTTATGAAGACGTTTAGCGAAGGCTTCCACATGAACGTAATTAAAGTAGATGCAAAAGAGCGTTTCTTAAGCAAACTTGCTGGCGTATCTGACCCAGAACAAAAACGTAAAATTATCGGTAATGAATTCATTTATGTATTCGATGATGAAGCGGCTAGATTAGAAGGTATGGATTTCTTAGCTCAAGGAACACTTTATACAGATATCATTGAGAGCGGTACTGCTACAGCTCAAACAATTAAATCACATCATAATGTAGGTGGATTACCTGAAGACATGCAATTCACTTTAATCGAACCTTTAAACGCATTATTTAAAGATGAAGTACGTGCAGTTGGTACTGAATTAGGTATTCCAGATTCAATCGTTTGGAGACAACCATTCCCAGGACCAGGTTTAGGAATTCGAGTATTAGGCGAAATTACTGATCAAAAACTGGAAATCGTACGTGAATCAGATGCAATTTTACGCGAAGAAATTGCATTAGCTGGTTTAGATAAAGAAATTTGGCAATATTTCACTGTATTACCTGACATCCGTAGTGTTGGAGTAATGGGTGACGAGCGTACGTATGACTACACTGTAGGTATTCGTGCAGTAACATCTATTGATGGAATGACTGCTGACTGGGCACGTGTTGATTGGGATGTACTTCAAAAAATCTCAACTCGTATTGTAAATGAAGTTAAACATGTAAACCGTATCGTTTATGATATAACTAGTAAGCCACCTGCAACGATTGAGTGGGAATAA
- a CDS encoding glyoxalase, with protein MKIKGFGGIFWRTNDIEALKKWYNETLLISLEEWNGTIIKPDSDNETIFSLFKHDSEYFPKEQSVMLNLQVDDLNEWVHHFNEIGVKLLKDPEIGEYGAFAWISDPDGRWIELWEKK; from the coding sequence ATGAAGATTAAAGGGTTTGGCGGCATTTTTTGGAGAACTAATGATATCGAAGCATTAAAGAAATGGTACAATGAAACTTTGCTAATTTCTCTAGAAGAGTGGAACGGAACAATTATTAAACCAGATTCAGATAACGAAACGATTTTTTCTCTATTTAAACACGACAGTGAGTATTTTCCGAAAGAACAATCTGTCATGTTAAATTTGCAGGTAGATGATCTTAACGAATGGGTACATCATTTTAATGAAATTGGTGTAAAACTACTAAAAGATCCTGAAATTGGGGAATATGGAGCATTTGCATGGATTTCAGATCCTGATGGTAGATGGATTGAACTTTGGGAGAAGAAATAG
- a CDS encoding NCS2 family permease encodes MSNYFEFNKLGTSYRQETIAGLTTFLAMAYILFVNPSVLSLSDIKDFPEALRMNKEAIFVATSLAAAYGSILMGIYAKYPIALAPGMGLNAFFAFNVVLGMGVPWQTALAGVFVSGIIFIILSLTGLREQIINAIPIELKLAIGSGIGFFITFVGLKNSGIIVSNPATFVALGKFNEPGVLLTIFGLVITVVLMARKIKAGVFLGMIITAIAGMVFGIIDLPSSVVGPVPSIAPTFGQAIKHIPDVFSSGKMFAVVLTFFIVDFFDATGTLVAVANQAGLLKENKLERAGKALMVDATAVVVGSTLGTSTTTSYIESTAGVAAGGRTGFSAVVTGILFLLALFFAPLLGVVTAAVTSPALIVVGVLMVSSIGQIDWKKFEIAVPAFFTIIAMPLTYSIATGIAVGFIFYPISMIAAGKIKKVHPVMYVLFVVFLLFLAFFRE; translated from the coding sequence ATCAGTAATTATTTTGAGTTCAACAAGTTAGGTACATCATATCGTCAAGAAACAATTGCTGGATTAACTACATTCTTAGCGATGGCTTATATATTATTCGTAAATCCATCAGTTTTATCATTATCAGATATAAAGGATTTTCCTGAAGCATTAAGAATGAATAAAGAAGCGATTTTCGTTGCTACATCATTAGCGGCAGCATACGGATCGATTTTAATGGGTATATATGCAAAATATCCAATTGCTTTAGCACCTGGTATGGGATTAAATGCTTTCTTTGCTTTTAACGTAGTTCTTGGAATGGGTGTTCCTTGGCAAACTGCATTAGCTGGTGTATTTGTTTCAGGTATTATTTTCATCATTCTTTCATTAACAGGTCTTCGTGAACAAATTATAAATGCAATTCCAATTGAATTAAAATTAGCAATCGGTAGCGGTATTGGATTCTTTATTACTTTTGTTGGTTTGAAAAATTCAGGTATCATCGTCAGTAACCCTGCAACATTTGTTGCGTTAGGTAAATTTAATGAACCTGGTGTTTTATTAACGATTTTCGGATTAGTAATTACAGTAGTATTAATGGCTAGAAAAATTAAAGCTGGTGTATTTTTAGGGATGATCATCACTGCTATTGCAGGAATGGTTTTTGGAATTATCGATTTACCGTCTTCAGTTGTTGGTCCGGTTCCAAGTATTGCTCCGACTTTTGGTCAAGCAATTAAACATATTCCAGATGTATTCTCTTCAGGTAAAATGTTTGCTGTAGTATTAACTTTCTTTATTGTAGATTTCTTCGATGCAACTGGAACATTAGTAGCAGTAGCTAACCAAGCTGGTTTATTAAAAGAGAACAAGCTTGAAAGAGCAGGTAAAGCATTAATGGTTGATGCAACAGCTGTAGTAGTTGGTTCAACTTTAGGTACAAGTACAACGACTTCTTATATTGAGTCAACTGCTGGTGTAGCTGCTGGTGGTCGTACAGGTTTCTCTGCTGTAGTAACAGGTATCTTATTCTTATTAGCATTATTCTTCGCACCACTTTTAGGAGTAGTAACTGCAGCGGTAACTTCACCTGCATTAATAGTAGTCGGAGTATTAATGGTTTCTTCAATTGGTCAAATAGATTGGAAGAAATTCGAAATTGCGGTGCCGGCATTCTTTACAATCATTGCAATGCCTTTAACTTATAGTATTGCAACGGGGATTGCAGTTGGTTTCATTTTCTATCCGATTTCAATGATCGCTGCTGGAAAAATTAAAAAAGTTCATCCAGTAATGTACGTATTGTTTGTAGTGTTCCTGCTATTCTTAGCATTCTTTAGAGAATAG
- a CDS encoding endonuclease MutS2 has translation MNNSTFEKLQYNELKEIVKTYCVSGLGKKLIDQLEPSSIMKVVKNRLNETTEARAILDAEGHVPFLGVSNIESIIQKLEKGLILDPSDLISISDFLRGCRRIKKFMQEKVFFAPILASYANSMSEFVKVEDEINFSIKGNSVDSAASKELKRIRNNVEAVEGKIKDRLNKFLNNSANKTYIQDFFISKKDDRYTIPIKASFKKQVPGAIIEVSSKGSTVFIEPNTVTKLNSELASLKAEEAMEEYQILATLSGMILENIYEININMELISQYDMVFAKAKFSKQIGGVEPRLNDFGYIKLIQCKHPLLIGEVVPLNFEIGEGYRSLIITGPNAGGKTIVLKTIGLLTLATMSGFHIIGDKETEIAVFEKIFVDIGDNQSIENALSTFSSHMKNLSDIMRVSNNNTLLLFDEIGSGTEPNEGAALAISILEEFYLMGCITVATTHYGEIKRFSEMHSDFMNAAMRFNSETLEPMYKLIIGKSGESNALWISKKMNIHENILQRAKEYMENKEYRLEKVNESAIRKPKVVKVKAEERVNYQKGDRVKLLDLDRVGIVYKEIDQYFNLVVFYNGELIEVNEKRITLELKAAELYPDGYDLDSLFVEYATRKLERDIERGSKKALRKIQKGIRNNRE, from the coding sequence TTGAACAATAGTACATTTGAAAAATTACAATATAACGAGTTAAAGGAAATAGTAAAAACTTATTGTGTGAGTGGCTTAGGTAAAAAATTGATCGATCAGTTAGAACCTAGCTCTATTATGAAAGTAGTTAAAAATAGATTAAATGAAACAACAGAGGCTCGGGCAATTTTAGATGCAGAAGGCCATGTACCGTTTTTAGGAGTTTCTAATATTGAAAGTATTATTCAAAAGCTTGAAAAGGGCTTGATATTAGATCCGAGTGATTTAATCAGTATTTCAGATTTTTTAAGAGGGTGTAGAAGAATTAAAAAGTTTATGCAAGAAAAAGTGTTTTTTGCACCAATTCTTGCATCTTACGCAAATTCAATGAGTGAATTTGTAAAGGTTGAAGATGAAATTAATTTTTCAATTAAAGGAAACAGTGTGGATTCTGCGGCTAGTAAAGAACTGAAAAGAATAAGAAATAATGTTGAAGCTGTAGAAGGAAAAATTAAAGACCGCTTAAATAAATTTTTGAATAATAGTGCTAATAAAACATATATTCAAGACTTCTTTATTAGTAAGAAGGATGATCGATATACAATTCCGATTAAAGCTTCCTTTAAGAAGCAAGTTCCTGGAGCAATCATTGAAGTTTCATCTAAAGGGTCGACTGTTTTTATTGAACCAAATACTGTTACGAAATTAAACAGTGAGCTTGCAAGCTTAAAGGCTGAAGAGGCAATGGAAGAATACCAAATATTAGCCACCCTTTCAGGTATGATTTTAGAGAACATTTATGAAATAAACATTAACATGGAGTTAATTAGTCAATATGATATGGTATTTGCAAAAGCAAAGTTTAGTAAACAAATTGGTGGAGTTGAACCGAGATTAAATGACTTTGGCTATATCAAGTTAATTCAATGTAAGCATCCGCTATTAATAGGTGAGGTAGTTCCACTTAATTTCGAGATAGGGGAAGGTTATCGTAGTTTAATCATTACTGGACCGAATGCAGGTGGGAAAACAATCGTTTTAAAAACAATTGGATTACTAACTTTAGCTACAATGTCAGGTTTTCATATTATTGGAGACAAGGAGACTGAAATTGCAGTCTTTGAAAAAATCTTTGTTGATATTGGTGATAATCAAAGTATCGAAAATGCTCTTAGTACATTTTCATCACATATGAAAAACCTTTCGGATATTATGAGGGTTTCTAATAATAATACACTTTTACTATTTGATGAAATAGGAAGTGGTACTGAACCGAATGAAGGAGCTGCATTAGCAATATCCATTTTAGAAGAATTTTACCTTATGGGATGCATTACAGTTGCAACTACTCATTATGGGGAAATCAAGCGGTTCTCAGAAATGCATAGTGACTTTATGAACGCAGCAATGCGATTTAATAGTGAAACACTAGAGCCAATGTATAAGTTAATAATCGGGAAATCAGGAGAAAGTAATGCGCTTTGGATTTCTAAGAAAATGAATATTCACGAAAATATTCTTCAAAGAGCAAAAGAATATATGGAAAATAAAGAGTACCGATTGGAAAAAGTGAATGAAAGTGCAATAAGGAAGCCAAAGGTTGTTAAAGTGAAAGCTGAAGAAAGGGTTAACTATCAAAAAGGTGATCGAGTAAAATTATTAGACTTAGATCGCGTTGGAATTGTCTATAAAGAAATCGATCAATACTTCAATCTTGTTGTATTTTATAATGGAGAATTAATCGAGGTAAATGAAAAACGAATTACTTTAGAATTAAAAGCAGCTGAACTTTATCCGGATGGATATGATTTAGATTCTTTATTCGTTGAATACGCGACGAGGAAATTGGAACGCGATATTGAACGAGGTTCGAAAAAAGCTCTCCGTAAAATTCAAAAAGGAATAAGAAATAACAGGGAGTAA
- a CDS encoding class I SAM-dependent methyltransferase, which translates to MKKFSYIDLIAILNIEDAHPGGFDLTKKIIKFLPITSESSVLEVGCGSGKTACYLYENYNCSITSIDLNSRMLANARKRFNKMRIPIALHQANAENLPFKDDSFDFIISESVTSFTNVDKSLPEYVRVLKKGGYFLAIEMTSERQLTTNEESEINEVYGIPKVKTVREWEQSLIKGGFRDYKILKGNTVMNTSAKSTDSLPFQKLPPEGVELLHRFQELLLRFKDVLGYRVFLCRKR; encoded by the coding sequence ATGAAGAAATTTTCTTATATAGATTTAATCGCTATATTAAATATAGAAGACGCACATCCTGGTGGTTTTGATTTAACGAAAAAAATAATAAAATTTCTTCCAATAACATCGGAGAGTTCAGTTTTAGAAGTAGGATGTGGCTCAGGTAAAACAGCCTGTTATTTATATGAAAATTACAATTGCTCTATTACTTCAATCGATCTAAACAGCCGGATGCTAGCTAATGCTAGGAAACGTTTTAATAAAATGAGAATCCCGATTGCATTGCATCAAGCAAATGCAGAGAACCTTCCTTTTAAAGATGACTCATTTGATTTTATTATTTCTGAATCAGTAACGAGTTTCACGAATGTAGATAAATCATTACCTGAATATGTAAGAGTATTAAAAAAAGGTGGATATTTTCTCGCGATCGAAATGACATCAGAAAGACAATTAACTACAAACGAAGAAAGTGAAATAAATGAAGTATATGGAATTCCAAAAGTAAAAACGGTAAGAGAGTGGGAACAGAGTCTAATTAAAGGGGGATTTCGAGATTATAAGATCCTAAAAGGCAATACGGTTATGAATACTTCAGCAAAGTCAACGGATTCACTCCCTTTTCAAAAGTTACCACCTGAAGGAGTAGAATTACTTCATAGGTTTCAAGAGTTGCTATTGCGATTTAAAGATGTGTTAGGCTATAGGGTTTTTTTATGTAGAAAAAGATAG
- a CDS encoding DUF871 domain-containing protein, translating to MPRKLGVSIYPEHSKPEKDKEYLALASKYGFERVFTCLLSVNKPKEVIMEEFIDIIAYAKSLGMEVILDVAPAVFGKLDISYDDLSFFAQLGADGIRLDLGFDGLKESKMTYNSYGLKIELNMSNDVDYLENILTHQANKNLLLGCHNFYPQKYTGLPYDFFIKCSERFKKHGIRTAAFVTSHHGNIGPWDINDGLCTLEQHRSLPIDVQAKHLWATKLIDDIIIGNAYASVDELKLLGSLNRDLVELKVKLLPETSDTEKTIALSELHVRRGDISEYMIRSVEVRKKYAAEDFPIRNSINQQKGKIFIGNNSFGKYKGELQVVLQDMPLDSRKNYIGDVVEEEHFLIDYIQPWGTFALKGEE from the coding sequence ATGCCAAGAAAACTAGGGGTTTCTATATACCCGGAACATTCAAAACCCGAAAAAGACAAGGAATATTTAGCACTAGCTTCTAAGTACGGATTCGAACGAGTTTTTACCTGTCTTCTTTCTGTGAATAAACCAAAAGAAGTTATTATGGAAGAATTTATAGATATAATCGCGTATGCAAAATCCCTGGGGATGGAAGTCATTTTGGATGTTGCGCCAGCTGTTTTTGGAAAGCTAGATATCAGCTATGATGACTTAAGCTTCTTTGCTCAACTGGGTGCGGACGGAATCCGACTAGATCTTGGTTTTGACGGTTTAAAAGAATCAAAGATGACATATAACTCATATGGGCTCAAGATTGAACTGAACATGAGTAATGATGTCGACTATCTAGAGAACATATTAACTCACCAAGCCAATAAGAATCTTCTGCTGGGTTGTCATAATTTTTATCCGCAAAAGTATACAGGTTTGCCATATGACTTCTTTATAAAATGCAGTGAACGATTTAAAAAGCATGGAATCCGTACAGCAGCATTTGTTACTTCTCATCACGGTAATATTGGTCCTTGGGACATTAATGATGGCTTATGTACATTAGAACAGCATCGTTCATTGCCAATCGATGTACAAGCAAAGCATTTATGGGCGACAAAGTTAATCGATGATATCATAATCGGAAATGCGTATGCGTCCGTTGATGAACTGAAGCTACTTGGATCCCTTAACCGTGATTTAGTGGAACTAAAAGTAAAGCTTCTGCCGGAGACATCTGATACTGAGAAGACGATAGCCTTGAGTGAACTTCACGTAAGACGTGGCGACATTAGTGAATACATGATTCGTTCTGTAGAGGTTAGGAAAAAATATGCCGCAGAAGATTTCCCAATTCGCAACAGCATTAATCAGCAAAAAGGGAAAATTTTCATTGGAAACAATAGCTTTGGTAAGTATAAGGGCGAGCTCCAAGTTGTGCTGCAAGACATGCCGCTAGATAGTAGGAAGAACTATATTGGGGATGTTGTGGAAGAAGAGCATTTCTTAATTGATTATATTCAGCCTTGGGGTACCTTTGCTTTAAAGGGTGAGGAATAA
- a CDS encoding PTS sugar transporter subunit IIC, with amino-acid sequence MNKLFGFLENKIAPFTYKIGSQRHLLAVRNGVMSTLPLTIVGSFFVLFLNFPVDAFTQWIAPHKAALDIPFRFTVGAMSLYAAFGVGSALAESYKLDQLNAGFLSMLAFLISCVVPVQVTQPVEGVIDAGRWLPISSLSAGSLFGAIVTSLITVEIYRFLIKHNITVKMPDSVPPAVAKSFSALIPTFAVVIVFWGIRYGLNFNINSFITTLISPLKNILVGNSLLGGLLTVFLIVFFWSLGIHGPAILDPLIRPMWDTAILENADKFAQTGNAHHLPYLFTEQFLQWFVWIGGAGSTLALVVLFMFSKVKYLKDLGRLAFVPGLFNINEPIIFGAPIVMNPILCIPFIVAPLVTTTISYFAVVSGFIPMMMAKLPFTMLAPIGAVISTNWTFSAGALTILNFCIALVIYYPFFKVFEKKQLKVEEEGRQAA; translated from the coding sequence ATGAATAAATTATTCGGCTTTTTGGAGAATAAAATAGCTCCATTCACTTATAAGATCGGATCGCAAAGGCATTTACTAGCAGTACGTAATGGCGTGATGTCCACGCTTCCGTTGACAATTGTTGGTTCGTTTTTTGTTCTTTTTCTAAACTTCCCAGTCGATGCGTTCACTCAATGGATCGCACCGCATAAAGCTGCTCTCGATATTCCATTTCGTTTTACTGTAGGCGCAATGTCATTATATGCGGCATTTGGCGTAGGTTCAGCATTGGCCGAGTCATATAAATTGGATCAATTGAATGCTGGTTTTTTATCAATGCTGGCATTTCTAATATCCTGTGTTGTGCCTGTACAGGTAACTCAACCAGTAGAAGGAGTTATCGATGCTGGCCGTTGGTTACCAATTAGTAGTTTAAGTGCTGGATCATTATTCGGAGCAATAGTTACATCTTTAATTACTGTTGAAATTTACCGGTTTTTAATAAAACACAATATTACTGTGAAGATGCCAGACAGTGTTCCCCCAGCAGTTGCAAAATCGTTTTCCGCTCTTATCCCTACTTTTGCAGTTGTAATTGTCTTTTGGGGTATTCGTTACGGATTAAATTTCAATATTAACTCGTTTATTACAACCTTGATTTCTCCGCTTAAAAATATATTAGTAGGTAATAGTTTACTTGGCGGATTACTAACAGTTTTCTTAATCGTATTTTTCTGGTCACTTGGTATTCATGGTCCAGCAATTTTGGATCCGCTCATTCGTCCTATGTGGGATACGGCAATCCTTGAGAATGCAGATAAATTTGCACAGACTGGTAATGCGCACCACTTACCATATTTATTCACAGAACAATTTCTTCAATGGTTTGTATGGATTGGCGGAGCTGGATCAACCTTGGCTCTTGTTGTTCTGTTTATGTTCTCGAAAGTAAAATATTTAAAGGATTTAGGCAGGTTGGCCTTTGTTCCAGGATTATTTAATATCAATGAGCCTATTATCTTTGGTGCTCCGATCGTGATGAACCCTATACTTTGCATTCCATTCATTGTTGCACCATTAGTGACAACGACGATTTCTTATTTCGCAGTAGTTTCTGGCTTCATTCCAATGATGATGGCAAAATTGCCATTCACGATGCTTGCGCCAATTGGGGCTGTAATTAGTACAAACTGGACATTCTCAGCAGGTGCCCTTACTATTCTAAACTTCTGTATCGCATTAGTTATTTACTATCCGTTCTTTAAAGTCTTTGAAAAAAAACAACTGAAAGTCGAAGAAGAAGGGAGACAAGCAGCCTAA
- a CDS encoding PTS sugar transporter subunit IIB, which yields MKILLCCAAGMSTSIIVKKMQASAESQGKQYMIKAVDQGKAEDDIKDCDVVLLGPQIRFSLPRFQELGKQYNVPVEVINQMHYGMCNGEAILQHAESMVSKA from the coding sequence ATGAAAATTTTATTATGTTGTGCAGCAGGAATGTCCACTAGTATCATCGTTAAAAAAATGCAGGCTTCAGCAGAAAGCCAAGGAAAACAGTATATGATTAAAGCTGTTGACCAAGGCAAGGCAGAAGATGACATAAAAGACTGTGATGTCGTGCTTTTAGGGCCACAAATCCGCTTTTCACTACCAAGATTTCAAGAATTAGGCAAGCAATATAATGTACCGGTCGAAGTCATCAATCAAATGCACTACGGAATGTGTAACGGTGAAGCTATTCTACAGCATGCTGAGTCAATGGTTTCTAAAGCATAA
- a CDS encoding PTS lactose/cellobiose transporter subunit IIA, protein METNLPISFQIILHGGNARSLSLEAIRFAKNGKIEEALENLKQAKEELGLAHQIQTTLIQDEAGENKTEISLLLIHAQDHLMNAITVRELAEEIISLHEKIDTNQVPL, encoded by the coding sequence ATGGAAACTAACTTACCAATCAGTTTTCAAATTATTTTACATGGCGGAAATGCACGCAGTTTATCATTAGAAGCAATCAGATTCGCCAAGAACGGAAAAATTGAAGAAGCGCTGGAAAATCTGAAACAGGCGAAAGAGGAATTAGGGCTTGCCCATCAAATTCAAACTACCCTAATACAAGATGAAGCCGGTGAAAATAAAACTGAAATCAGCTTACTCTTAATCCATGCTCAAGATCATCTGATGAATGCGATCACGGTAAGGGAGCTCGCTGAAGAAATCATTTCATTACACGAAAAAATAGATACAAATCAAGTTCCTTTATAA